The nucleotide sequence GAAAAAGAATGGTATGgttaaaaatggcatcaatctgaaGAGCCCCGAAAATCACCCAAGCGGACAACGCTGAACATCACCAAATTTCCATGGAAATGTGGAAGCATagagagctccaactcctaaatttagcttcagaaGTTGGGTTAGGaatagagttgtggagctgtctaaacTCAGCTTCATCACCTCTCTATTTCATTTTGTGATAGTGCTGCACCCAGCCCCACTCCCATTTTAGGTGAAGTTGAAATTGTTTGGCTGAGCGcctgagctccagctctaggagaggtggagctaaagctagagctgtgccaaacaggctcTTATATTATCTAATCCATAGAGctgaagctggagctggagctgtgttAGGGAACCGGTCGACAACGATAAGATGGCTGATGAGACAAGACTAAgagtagttttgtaataatgtgAGCCCCTCCTTGGACTATAAAAGGAGgggcatttaactatttaccatcCATTTCtcaatgacatatgggtccagtggcaaatagttaaatatctcatAAAAGGAAGGGGACCTTCTTTTAGGTTAGTACTATCGTTTTGTATCCTAAAAATGTCTCACTTGTAGTTAGCCTATCTAGAGAAGACAACAAACACcaacacaggagtagggcagTACACCTCCGGGTGGCCTGGACCTGTATAACCTCATGCCTCCTTCTCCTCGCGGGGTGGTCGGGCCCCACGAACTCACCACGATTGTAGATACTCCGCACTACTCGCCGACTAACTCCTGGTTGGATCTTCACTGTCGGGGAGGGGGTCTCCACTCCCGCTATCCGAGGGACTGCCCCCTCGACAACGACAACAGAGAAGTGGCTATATGTGGAGGGAGGGGAAACAGTTGGATCCAGCAAGGAGGAGCCCAAATCCAGCCTCCCTAAGTTTCCCCTAGCCCGACGTTGCCGCCATCAACCTCTTTCACGACGGTCTACGGTGGTGACCGTGGCACGTAGATCTAGTGGCATGCAAGAATCGTGGATCTAGGAGCATCAATAGCTAGGTGTCCCCATCCCTCGATCTTCGCCGCAAGCCCACGATGGTTTACGCCGGTTTGTCTTCACATGTCCATGTTTTCCACTACTAGAAACAATTTTTGCAAACGGGTAAAAAAGATATTTCCAAGCGGAGCTCCACTGGGCCTGCACTTCAAGGCCTACGAAAATAGAGGATTTTTACAGGCGGCCATTAGCctcgcctgcgaaaatgatACCAGTGAATAAAAAATATCCCCTTGTCATccccacccgccgccacccttcccctccggccgctggCTCTCCTCCTCGGtccgcgcgtcgccgccttcgccgccttTATCAGCTCCTCTATTTCGGCATGAtctgggaggaaggggagggcccCCGCCATCTGTGGTGGCTGTCGTCACTGACTCCCCAACCGGATCTAGGAGGGAGtaagggaaggggaggaaagtCACCTCCACTGTCGCCGTCGGCTCTTCTGGTCGgatttgggagggaggggaggggcgccgtcTGCGGTGGTCGCTACCGCCGGTTTTCCTCCTCCatatgccaccgccgccggtcggCACCCCTCCTCCGGCTAGATCttgaggggagggagggagagaggactgGATCTGAGGAAATGAAGTGGGGTGAGGCAAATGAGTGGTGGGTGTTGGAGGACTGAGTCGCCGGTAGGTGGAGGGGCCCGATTTTATTTGGCCACCTACATTTTTGCCGGCAGATGTCTCAAGAggcccgcctgcaaaaataagaggttatttttgcaggcgccacttttgcgaaaattgatttttgtagGCAAGACCGCAAGACTAGATCTTTGGTATCTTTATCTTCTTTTGCAAAAGGGTGATTTTGTAGTCCGTCTAGAAAAACAAACGTGATGttgagaaaaatcatttttctaatAGTGTTCATTGGTGGGTGCATCCAATGTCGATGTGGTTAGCGGCGGTGAAAGGAGGAGAATGGCCGGGGAGGGAAGAGGCAAAGGAGCTGCGGATTGCAGCAATAGCTAGAGAAGCATGGTGAGGGGACGACGATAGTGGTGGCTGGGAGAAAATTCATCTAACATGCAATATTAGGTACGAATGGGTAGTGTAAAGTAAAAAAGATAAGTTGGAGGATGGTTTGCAGTGAAAACATGCTAATAATACCTATCCATTCTTTACCTGACACCGAAACATAATTGGGTGGCTTCTTTTTAGACAAACCTCTGGCTCTTTTGACACCAAAACATAACATAGCTTCAAAATATAAGATACAAATCTACAAATTCATTTATTATTTTAAGAACCAAATTACAATTATCAACCAGGCCCCAAACACAAATTTTATGTCTTTTTTAGTCGTAGGCTTTTTGAAATTGGGGAAAAGTTTAGAAAAAgttagtagtttggaaaaaaaaagttaggagtttatgtgtgtgaaaaattttggatgtgacgtgatgtgatggaaagttgggagttggggAAAAGTtcggtgtgaactaaacacacccctaaTTTTTCACATACAAGTAGTACGCTACGGAGTATATCAtctcgaaaagaaaaaaaaggaaaaacgttGATACTCACTAGTCCCCGCGGCATTTCCCCATTTTCCCGCCAccccttccccttctcccgccTCTTCTgctgcctcctcttcccctcaaaacccccaaaccctaacccttcccgcgcgcctccaccaccaccacctcctcctcctccccctccgcaccAGCCATGGCGCTCAAGCAGAAGGggaccgacgccgccgccgaccccaagaagcgccgccgcgtcggcttCTCCGGCATCGGTACGGCACCCAGCTCCCTTCGTCTTCTCTCCCGATTCGCGGGATTTCCTTCGTGTTTTGGGCGCGGGTGGGGTGGCAATCGTGGTGCGGCGCGCTCTTCGTGAGATTCTCGGCCTGGGGTGGGTTTGTGGAGATCTGCTggtggagcggagcggaggtTGGGGGGGTGCTTTCGATTCAAGTGTTTCGACTGCCGGGATCTGTGTTTGATGGGATTCAGATGAATTCCCCCCCTTTGTTGTGCAGTGGAAGAGTGGAATAATTGGGAATTTGTTTTTGTGTTTGTTGAAAGGAGTGAATCGAGTTACTCGAGTTCTTAATTTAGATTTTTCTGCAGTGAACAGTTGAATTTAGCATATCACTTGGTTGCTTGTGCAAACGCAGGTTTAGTTGTTATTGCATAGTCGGGCCTTGATATTGTGATTATTTTTATCTGCATAGTTGAACGGGGATTAAAATATCATTGCTTTCAGGGAgataactttgtagtttatcaTCTCCTGTTAGATGACAAATTTGCAAGCTGTTTGAAGCTCAACATGGTTCCGACTGGAAACTTTTAGGATTAATAAACGAACAACCATTGTCAATCACTTTTTGAGCTGCATTCATCCTATGAACATTGCTTTGCAAGCTACACATTTAGTCAATTAGatgtatatttgtttataaGTGCATTATTTATGGCCTTTTTCTCTATACTTTTGCTCTGTCTAGCACCAATTCTTTTGgatatataaattatttaactTACATATTACCTTTTGTTCTTTCCTTGTGTTGCAGATGCTGGCGTTGAGGCTAACGAGTGCATGAAAGTGTTTATTGGTATTGAACTTGCTCATCCTTCCATGTGAATCTGAACTCACTTGCACTAagaattattttctaattttcttACCCTTTGTCTGTCCAAGTTCCTGTTTATTGGCATGCCTACAAATAAGTTAGATGGTCTAAAAAGATTGTCTTTACTTTAAATCATGAGTTTTTCATGGTTGTTTGCATGtaattaattgcaaaaataaaagaagaagaagaagtttaTGTTCTCGGGAACTGATTGAACTCTATAAATCTGTTATCCTACTACTATTTTGGGCTACTCAGATTCTTACTAGTTACCTACCTTCCTTTGGTTTTTGATACAGCAAGAAACCCTGACGAGGCAGGCTCAGCAAATAGCACTTCTCTTCAACCATTTGACCTAAATCATTTTTTTGGTGAAGATGGCAAGATATATGGCTACAAAAATTTGAAGGTTAATGAAACAAGCGTCCTTTGTTATTTGCAATGTGAATTTCTCTATGACTTTCCCCCATAATTTTCTTTTGGTGCAGATCAATGTGTGGATCAGTGCAATATCATTTCATGCATATGCTGATATCTCATTTGAGGAAACATCTGATGTGAGTACTGGTCCATAAAAAAGATACACGTATtggtttattattatttttgcaaACAATCATTGCTTAATTATATTATTGGGGAACATGTTGACTTAGTGTGACCTTTTCATAAGAGCAGATATCTGTCCCAAATCTTGAGTTTGCTAGCTTTTACCATTGCTGTTTATGGTTTTCACTGCTAATCATGCTATCTGGTAATTCCTGCAGTGTTTTCTGCTTGCAGAATCAcagattttatttgaagcataaACTTGtgcattttcattttttattatggtgactttaaaaactattttcatcttttctaaaaacaataTTTGGTACAATGGTGCTTTTATCATTTCTCAGATTCAATACCGCTGGATATAGATTTACAGGCAGTTGAACAATTCAAATTTACAGGCATATATCTAGCACACTCATTCCAAGTTGCATCCTTGTGGGATATATGATTAGATTTTCTTGAGATTATTATTGCTCTTTGCATGATTCCaccaaaaattatatttttcccATTGCACATAGTTTAATCTAGTCATAAGATGACTTCAATTCTTCAGTTGTCTTCGGTCAAAAAAGCAAAATCTTCAGTTGTTTATTGTCAGTGTCTATTTATCTTGCCATGGTCTCCTTTGTTATATTGATATGTGATGTTTCCTCCAAGCAATCCATTTCTAATCTGCTGCTGATACATTTCCTCATCTTTGAATACACTGgctgtttttgtttttcttttttccaaagATTGGCCATTTTTGTTCTCTAATGATGTAATCCTGAATTTGAAATTTTGTTGACTTTTATTCATAAGAAACAGTAGATATAATGTTTACTTGTTTCCTCAAGCTACTGACTACCAAATAACTAATTTCTCTAGGGAGGAAAAGGAATCACAGATCTCaagcctgttcttcaggtaaTATATGCTGTTTATAATGTCTTCTACATGAAATTATTGCATGCATAACTTTCTAAGCTTCAGTTATTCTCTTTGACAGAATATTTTTGGGGAAAACTTGGTAGAAAAAGATGAATTTCTGAAGACATTTTCAAAGGAATGTGAATATCTCAGGTACTTCTAATAGTAATAACACCCAGCAACTTTATCTCTTTGTTGCTTCAGGAAATAGGGTTGCAGGGCTAAACTGTTTTCCTTACCGCTACAGCAATGTGGTGACAGATGGCAATGTCATTAAACATGATGCTTCAATTGATGAAGATTCAGCAGTTGAGGTATTCCATTTGACTTGTTACTTTTTATTGATTTGTGATGCTTGTGTGTTGTGATTTTTAGCACGTTAAATTAATTTTGCCACAAAATGTTTCCCTATTAAGTGCTGTTTTGAACGCATGAAGCATGAAAAAGAGTTCAATCCAGCACCCCAAATTGGGACCTATTTTTACCATTTATCAGACTAGGGTACAAATTTCTTATTCAATTAGTGCTTGTAAAGCCTTGTTGAGTTTAAGTAATGTTACTGTGGAAATGTGGATGCTTTAACTTCAAATTTTGGACATTTTGGTGGTTTAGATCCGTGACTTCCATTCCAGTCCACTTTTAACTTGCTGCCATCCTtttatgttgatgatatcaACCTATTCCTTTGTGGTTCCAAATCCTCAGATTGATTTGCATTTCTGTTCCCAGATTGTTCGAGTTGAACTACAAGGTGCTGCTGCTTTTCTTTATTGTCGTCTGGTGCCACTTATTCTGCTTTTGGTTGAAGGCAAGTGAAGGTTCTGAAGAACAATCGTCTGATTTATTTGGAAGTTCTTTCTTCTAATAGCATTACGTTTTAGGTTCGACGCCTATAGATATAACTGAGCATGGATGGGAAATGCTCCTGGTAGTAAAGAAGTCAGCACAGGCGTCATCCAGCTCTAACTTTCTAGTGCTAGGGTTTGCAGCTGTTCATCATTTTTATCACTACCCTGAGAGCACTCGCCTGCGGATCAGCCAGGTATGCCTTCTTGTTTTACTTGATCTATCTGTGGGTTCCATTATTCAAATGTTTGATTGCTCTGCTTACATGATCTTCTTTGCCTTTTATCAGATACTGGTCTTGCCACCTTATCAAGGTGAAGGCCATGGACTTCGTCTTCTTGAGACGATCAATTCTATTTCTGAGTCTGAGAACATATACGATGTGACCATAGAAGATCCTTCCGATTACCTTCAGTACATACGTTCATCCATTGACTGTCTCCGCCTTCTCACCTTCGATCCAATCAAGCCAGCGCTCTGTTCCATGGTCTCATCTCTGAAGGATACCAACCTTTCGAAAAGGACCAGCAGCTTGAAAATGGTTCCACCTTCCGACCTTGCTGAGACGGTCCGACAGAAGCTGAAGATCAACAAGAAGCAGTTCCTCCGGTGCTGGGAGATTCTGATCTACCTAAACCTTGACGCTGAGGACCGCAAGAGCATGGACAACTTCAGGGCCTGCATCTACGACCGCATCAAAGGCGAGATACTTGGCACTTCCACTGGCCCCAACGGGAAGCGGCTCGTCCAAATGCCGAGCAATTTCGACGAGGAGACATGCTTTGCTGTGTACTGGACACAGGACGGTGGGGATGCAGATGACCAAACTGTTGAGCAGCAGCCTGAGGATCTCAAGACCCAGGAGCAGCAGCTGAATGAGGTGGTTGACAGCCAAATGGAAGAGATCGTCGAGATAGCCAAGAACGTCACCTCACGCGGCAAGGATAAACTGAGCGTTTCTTGCTCCGTATGACGGTACGAGTGGTAACTTGGAAAAAACTGAATGCTGCATTGCAGCCACAGCTCGCCTGATGTCTCTTTGTAGCTCAAGACTTCAGGGTAGAAACTAGAGGCTAGAAAATTTTCAGGTCTGAGAATTATGTTCTGCGTATTCTACTTGAGCTTTTCCGAGATGAACTTCCTTCAGCGTAGTAATCTTAGTTATCATTCGAAATGATTTGCGTGCTATTTATTGTGATGTTAAATGGTACTAACCTGTATGCTGCTGCAATTGAACGGTTAATGCATCTTCATTATCTGAAAAGGTTACTGCTCCAGACAACACATGGAGTTATGCAACAACGTGCTCATAACCGCTTTAATTAGCGTATCACCCCAATCGACACGATTAATGTCCTACTTTTAACAAGCAACGCATATGCTTACACGCTTCCTGAGTTGAACAAGGGCGTACatctaatctttttttttttgcggggtacATCTAACATCTTTGCCATAGCTTAAAATGCTTAAGACAATGTAACGAAGGGAAGATGAACATAACATCCAACATcgggggaaaaaaaaactagtgctCTTCACACATACAAATACAATGAAAGATATTAGACCACCGCCAAAATTCAAGTCCAGCAATAATATAAAAAACCAAAGAAACCAAGCTTAGTTGCCCTCTCTCGAATGTCTCGAAGTACAGCTGGTAGATGATGGTAACAGCAAGCAGAATGCCAGTTCCTGAACCAATCGCACCCATGAAATCAGCTAGAACAGTCAATGCACCAATGCACACTCCACCAAATGCAGCGGCAGTGGAGATGTGTCTGTTCAATTCCTTCTGCAAGTTTGACTCACAATGGCCAGGCATCACCATTTGTTGTCCTGTTAGAGAACAGGACTACAAGCGGCTTGGATAATCACTCGGCCTGCCCCTTCTGCACCCAAGAGCTTGAGACGGCGAACCACATCCTCCTCGATTGCGTGTTCACTCGGCAAGTTTGGCTCCGTGTGCTGTCGCCTCTTGGTTGGACTGCCCTCTCTCCTCGTGGTAGCTGCCTTCAGGATTGGTGGCCTTCTTCTAGGGCTTGCTTGCCTAGGCATCTCCGTGCCGGTTTCAATTCTATGGTCCTCTTGGTCTCTAGGCAACTGTGGAAGGAGCGGAACTCTAGAGTTTTCGACTCTGCGTTGTCCTCGGTCTCGGAGGTCCTTCAGTCCATCCTCTCTGAGGGTCATCTATGGTCTTTAGCTGGCATTGCTAATTTTGGGGTTCTCCTGGGATGGTAGTGGCTCTGCCCCCTTCCCGCTATTTGGAGTTGTGTTTAGCCGTCACAGTAGTcgttcgtctttttttttttaatttgatc is from Oryza sativa Japonica Group chromosome 9, ASM3414082v1 and encodes:
- the LOC4346812 gene encoding probable histone acetyltransferase type B catalytic subunit; the encoded protein is MALKQKGTDAAADPKKRRRVGFSGIDAGVEANECMKVFIARNPDEAGSANSTSLQPFDLNHFFGEDGKIYGYKNLKINVWISAISFHAYADISFEETSDGGKGITDLKPVLQNIFGENLVEKDEFLKTFSKECEYLSNVVTDGNVIKHDASIDEDSAVEIVRVELQGAAAFLYCRLVPLILLLVEGSTPIDITEHGWEMLLVVKKSAQASSSSNFLVLGFAAVHHFYHYPESTRLRISQILVLPPYQGEGHGLRLLETINSISESENIYDVTIEDPSDYLQYIRSSIDCLRLLTFDPIKPALCSMVSSLKDTNLSKRTSSLKMVPPSDLAETVRQKLKINKKQFLRCWEILIYLNLDAEDRKSMDNFRACIYDRIKGEILGTSTGPNGKRLVQMPSNFDEETCFAVYWTQDGGDADDQTVEQQPEDLKTQEQQLNEVVDSQMEEIVEIAKNVTSRGKDKLSVSCSV